In Fundulus heteroclitus isolate FHET01 chromosome 16, MU-UCD_Fhet_4.1, whole genome shotgun sequence, a single genomic region encodes these proteins:
- the LOC105920929 gene encoding E3 ubiquitin/ISG15 ligase TRIM25 isoform X1, whose amino-acid sequence MTSQTGLSGFGQKLSDWRRRRSLTMAEAEIFSEQELTCSICLDLFTDPVSTPCGHNFCQACIGGYWASSSVCTCPLCKRQFDERPQLSINKVFALIADKYKQTRYGATGFSPPVQNGSLDAMDDGRSTNPFLSPPPPAVAPEDVVWCDVCSGVKQPAVSSCLTCTASYCSEHLQPHYNTPFYAKHPLMDPQEALRGRTCSMHRRLMEVFCRTCQHCICAICFLEEHRTHKTVSVQTERLAKQKQVAKTEQEILNRIKEKEIRLGDLRRKLEGVQNYADRERGDVEHLLDEVTGSLDRIRTQVVGGIQTQLEAVMSKGEGLLGRLEAELKQLTDRRATLEGQAISQDHISFLQSFDEATALQEDDQDEDEYEQGDFSLHFQLDDVKSSLSDVKIKIDEIWMGEVRPRAPRGSRGSTTSKDSFSPGDLVAAESMMSLRGSKGSLRMSQWSLKDMKKTKHVSGLKKARLYMEDVTLNPVTAYPFLILSEDRKQVKRGEKLQFFRNSNQRFDVWSCVLAKEGFNSGRHYWEVSVGESKDWKLGVVSESAQRKGLFDMSPTSGYYGIWWSGSQLRALTPPPLTKVKGHHPKLRQVGVFLDVDEGQVSFYNVKSGTEIYSYHTNAEFTERMFPLLGTGDKEVPLILATTQQHNLA is encoded by the exons ATGACGTCACAGACCGGACTTTCAGGGTTTGGGCAGAAACTGAGCGACTGGCGGAGGAGAAG ATCTTTGACGATGGCGGAGGCAGAGATCTTCTCAGAGCAGGAGCTCACCTGCTCCATCTGTCTGGACCTGTTCACTGATCCCGTTTCTACCCCCTGTGGACACAACTTCTGCCAG GCGTGCATCGGGGGGTACTGGGCGTCCAGCTCGGTCTGCACCTGTCCTCTCTGCAAGCGGCAGTTTGACGAGCGTCCCCAGCTCAGCATCAACAAGGTGTTCGCTCTGATCGCGGACAAATACAAACAGACTCGTTACGGCGCCACGGGATTCTCGCCGCCCGTCCAGAACGGCTCGCTGGACGCCATGGACGACGGCAGGAGCACCAACCCGTTCCTGTCGCCGCCGCCCCCCGCCGTGGCTCCGGAGGACGTGGTGTGGTGCGACGTCTGCTCAGGTGTCAAACAACctgccgtcagctcctgcctcaCCTGCACCGCCTCCTACTGCAGCGAGCACCTGCAGCCTCACTACAACACCCCCTTCTACGCCAAGCACCCGCTCATGGACCCCCAGGAGGCCCTCAGGGGCCGCACCTGCTCCATGCACCGCCGCCTGATGGAG GTCTTCTGCAGGACGTGTCAGCACTGCATCTGCGCCATCTGCTTCCTGGAGGAGCACCGCACCCACAAAACCGTCTCGGTCCAGACCGAGAGGCTGGCCAAGCAG AAACAGGTGGCGAAGACCGAGCAGGAGATCCTGAACCGCATCAAGGAGAAGGAGATCCGTCTGGGCGACctgaggaggaagctggagggcGTTCAG AACTACGCGGACAGAGAACGAGGCGACGTCGAGCACCTTCTGGACGAGGTGACCGGCTCACTGGACCGGATCCGGACTCAGGTGGTGGGCGGGATCCAGACCCAGCTGGAGGCGGTGATGTCGAAGGGGGAGGGGCTACTGGGCCGTCTGGAGGCGGAGCTTAAACAGCTGACGGACAGGAGGGCCACGCTGGAGGGCCAGGCCATCAGCCAGGACCACATCAGCTTCCTGCAG AGCTTTGACGAGGCCACGGCTCTTCAGGAGGACGACCAGGACGAGGACGAGTACGAACAGGGCGACTTTTCCCTTCACTTCCAGCTGGACGACGTGAAGAGCAGTCTGTCCGACGTCAAGATCAAGATAGACGAAATCTGGATGGGGGAGGTCCGTCCCAGAGCTCCCAGAGGTTCTCGAGGTTCCACCACCTCCAAAGACTCCT TTTCGCCGGGCGACCTGGTGGCAGCGGAGAGCATGATGAGTCTGAGAGGAAGCAAAGGGTCTCTGAGGATGAGCCAGTGGTCTCTGAAAG ACATGAAGAAGACCAAACATGTTTCAG GACTGAAGAAAGCCCGGCTCTACATGG AGGACGTGACGCTGAACCCAGTGACGGCGTACCCTTTCCTCATCCTGTCAGAAGACCGCAAGCAGGTGAAGAGAGGCGAGAAGCTGCAGTTCTTCAGGAACAGCAATCAGAGGTTCGACGTCTGGTCTTGTGTCCTCGCCAAGGAAGGCTTCAACTCGGGACGACACTACTGGGAG GTTTCAGTTGGCGAGAGCAAGGACTGGAAGCTGGGCGTGGTCAGCGAGTCGGCCCAGAGGAAAGGCCTGTTTGACATGAGTCCCACCAGCGGATACTACGGCATCTGGTGGAGCGGCAGCCAGCTGAGGGCGCTGACGCCCCCCCCTCTGACCAAG GTGAAAGGACACCATCCCAAGCTGCGGCAGGTGGGCGTCTTCCTGGACGTGGACGAGGGTCAGGTCTCCTTCTACAACGTGAAGTCGGGCACTGAGATCTACAGCTACCACACCAACGCAGAGTTCACAGAGAGGATGTTTCCTCTGCTCGGCACCGGAGACAAGGAGGTGCCTCTGATCCTCGCCACCACCCAGCAGCACAACCTGGCCTGA
- the LOC105920929 gene encoding E3 ubiquitin/ISG15 ligase TRIM25 isoform X2, producing the protein MAEAEIFSEQELTCSICLDLFTDPVSTPCGHNFCQACIGGYWASSSVCTCPLCKRQFDERPQLSINKVFALIADKYKQTRYGATGFSPPVQNGSLDAMDDGRSTNPFLSPPPPAVAPEDVVWCDVCSGVKQPAVSSCLTCTASYCSEHLQPHYNTPFYAKHPLMDPQEALRGRTCSMHRRLMEVFCRTCQHCICAICFLEEHRTHKTVSVQTERLAKQKQVAKTEQEILNRIKEKEIRLGDLRRKLEGVQNYADRERGDVEHLLDEVTGSLDRIRTQVVGGIQTQLEAVMSKGEGLLGRLEAELKQLTDRRATLEGQAISQDHISFLQSFDEATALQEDDQDEDEYEQGDFSLHFQLDDVKSSLSDVKIKIDEIWMGEVRPRAPRGSRGSTTSKDSFSPGDLVAAESMMSLRGSKGSLRMSQWSLKDMKKTKHVSGLKKARLYMEDVTLNPVTAYPFLILSEDRKQVKRGEKLQFFRNSNQRFDVWSCVLAKEGFNSGRHYWEVSVGESKDWKLGVVSESAQRKGLFDMSPTSGYYGIWWSGSQLRALTPPPLTKVKGHHPKLRQVGVFLDVDEGQVSFYNVKSGTEIYSYHTNAEFTERMFPLLGTGDKEVPLILATTQQHNLA; encoded by the exons ATGGCGGAGGCAGAGATCTTCTCAGAGCAGGAGCTCACCTGCTCCATCTGTCTGGACCTGTTCACTGATCCCGTTTCTACCCCCTGTGGACACAACTTCTGCCAG GCGTGCATCGGGGGGTACTGGGCGTCCAGCTCGGTCTGCACCTGTCCTCTCTGCAAGCGGCAGTTTGACGAGCGTCCCCAGCTCAGCATCAACAAGGTGTTCGCTCTGATCGCGGACAAATACAAACAGACTCGTTACGGCGCCACGGGATTCTCGCCGCCCGTCCAGAACGGCTCGCTGGACGCCATGGACGACGGCAGGAGCACCAACCCGTTCCTGTCGCCGCCGCCCCCCGCCGTGGCTCCGGAGGACGTGGTGTGGTGCGACGTCTGCTCAGGTGTCAAACAACctgccgtcagctcctgcctcaCCTGCACCGCCTCCTACTGCAGCGAGCACCTGCAGCCTCACTACAACACCCCCTTCTACGCCAAGCACCCGCTCATGGACCCCCAGGAGGCCCTCAGGGGCCGCACCTGCTCCATGCACCGCCGCCTGATGGAG GTCTTCTGCAGGACGTGTCAGCACTGCATCTGCGCCATCTGCTTCCTGGAGGAGCACCGCACCCACAAAACCGTCTCGGTCCAGACCGAGAGGCTGGCCAAGCAG AAACAGGTGGCGAAGACCGAGCAGGAGATCCTGAACCGCATCAAGGAGAAGGAGATCCGTCTGGGCGACctgaggaggaagctggagggcGTTCAG AACTACGCGGACAGAGAACGAGGCGACGTCGAGCACCTTCTGGACGAGGTGACCGGCTCACTGGACCGGATCCGGACTCAGGTGGTGGGCGGGATCCAGACCCAGCTGGAGGCGGTGATGTCGAAGGGGGAGGGGCTACTGGGCCGTCTGGAGGCGGAGCTTAAACAGCTGACGGACAGGAGGGCCACGCTGGAGGGCCAGGCCATCAGCCAGGACCACATCAGCTTCCTGCAG AGCTTTGACGAGGCCACGGCTCTTCAGGAGGACGACCAGGACGAGGACGAGTACGAACAGGGCGACTTTTCCCTTCACTTCCAGCTGGACGACGTGAAGAGCAGTCTGTCCGACGTCAAGATCAAGATAGACGAAATCTGGATGGGGGAGGTCCGTCCCAGAGCTCCCAGAGGTTCTCGAGGTTCCACCACCTCCAAAGACTCCT TTTCGCCGGGCGACCTGGTGGCAGCGGAGAGCATGATGAGTCTGAGAGGAAGCAAAGGGTCTCTGAGGATGAGCCAGTGGTCTCTGAAAG ACATGAAGAAGACCAAACATGTTTCAG GACTGAAGAAAGCCCGGCTCTACATGG AGGACGTGACGCTGAACCCAGTGACGGCGTACCCTTTCCTCATCCTGTCAGAAGACCGCAAGCAGGTGAAGAGAGGCGAGAAGCTGCAGTTCTTCAGGAACAGCAATCAGAGGTTCGACGTCTGGTCTTGTGTCCTCGCCAAGGAAGGCTTCAACTCGGGACGACACTACTGGGAG GTTTCAGTTGGCGAGAGCAAGGACTGGAAGCTGGGCGTGGTCAGCGAGTCGGCCCAGAGGAAAGGCCTGTTTGACATGAGTCCCACCAGCGGATACTACGGCATCTGGTGGAGCGGCAGCCAGCTGAGGGCGCTGACGCCCCCCCCTCTGACCAAG GTGAAAGGACACCATCCCAAGCTGCGGCAGGTGGGCGTCTTCCTGGACGTGGACGAGGGTCAGGTCTCCTTCTACAACGTGAAGTCGGGCACTGAGATCTACAGCTACCACACCAACGCAGAGTTCACAGAGAGGATGTTTCCTCTGCTCGGCACCGGAGACAAGGAGGTGCCTCTGATCCTCGCCACCACCCAGCAGCACAACCTGGCCTGA
- the ube2m gene encoding NEDD8-conjugating enzyme Ubc12, whose amino-acid sequence MIKLFSLKQQKKDEESAGGNRAGAGGKKASAAQLRIQKDINELNLPKTCEISFPDDDDLLNFRLIISPDEGFYKGGKFVFSFKVGQGYPHDPPKVKCDTMVYHPNIDLEGNVCLNILREDWKPVLTINSIIYGLQYLFLEPNPEDPLNKEAAEVLQTNRRLFEQNVHRSLRGGYVGATYFERCLK is encoded by the exons ATGATTAAGCTGTTCTCCCtgaagcagcagaagaaagaCGAGGAATCTGCTGGAGGAAACAGAGCCGGAGCCGGGGGGAAGAAAGCCAGCGCGGCCCAGCTCCGAATACAGAAAG aCATCAATGAGTTAAACTTGCCAAAGACGTGTGAAATCAGCTTCCCAGATGACGACGACCTCCTCAACTTCAGACTCATCATCTCACCAGACGAG GGTTTTTACAAAGGAGGGAAGTTTGTCTTCAGCTTTAAG GTAGGACAGGGTTACCCCCACGACCCCCCCAAGGTAAAGTGTGACACCATGGTGTATCACCCCAACATCGACCTGGAGGGAAACGTCTGCCTAAATATtttaag AGAGGACTGGAAGCCCGTTCTGACAATAAACTCCATCATCTACGGTCTACAGTATCTATTTCTA GAGCCAAACCCAGAGGACCCGTTGAACAAGGAGGCGGCGGAGGTCCTGCAGACAAACCGGCGGCTCTTCGAGCAGAACGTCCATCGCTCCCTGCGGGGCGGCTACGTGGGCGCCACCTACTTCGAGAGATGTCTGAAGTAG